From Prosthecobacter sp., the proteins below share one genomic window:
- the nrfD gene encoding NrfD/PsrC family molybdoenzyme membrane anchor subunit has translation MDASASNTPRILDREPLVLNQRSYSWITNRICGIVENKQPALWWLLFIPSVILTGIMVFCFTYLISTGVGVWGQKQPVAWAWDITNFVFWIGIGHAGTLISAILFLTRQKWRTSVNRAAEAMTIFAVMCAGLFPAFHVGRVWMVWFLAPIPNANAIWQNFKSPLLWDVFAVSTYFSVSLVFWFLGLVPDLATLRDRCRPGLKKFLYGLFALGWRGGNRHWSHYETGYMLLAALSTPLVLSVHSVVSFDFATSIVPGWHTTIFPPYFVAGAIFGGFAMVLTLMIPCRRIYGLDDLITPKHIDNMAKIILLTGTIVGYAYCMELFMAYYSANPYEGAAFTLRGLTGPSTWAYYWMFSCNVFAPQLFWFRWCRHNVWIVMLVCMFVNAGMWFERYVIIATTLERHMIPGSWGVYEATWVDKYTFLGTFGFFMMLFLLFLRFLPVIAIGEVKGVLPQSNPHRDDHAEPGIQEEDLMDYSDRHVPKPVAA, from the coding sequence ATGGACGCCTCAGCCTCAAACACACCGCGAATTCTGGACCGCGAACCGCTGGTTCTGAACCAACGTTCCTATTCGTGGATCACGAACCGCATTTGCGGCATCGTGGAAAACAAACAGCCCGCCCTCTGGTGGCTGCTGTTCATTCCGAGCGTGATCCTCACCGGCATCATGGTGTTCTGCTTCACCTACCTCATTTCCACCGGCGTCGGTGTCTGGGGGCAGAAGCAGCCGGTCGCCTGGGCCTGGGACATCACGAACTTCGTGTTCTGGATCGGTATCGGCCACGCCGGCACGCTCATTTCCGCCATTCTCTTCCTCACCCGTCAGAAGTGGCGTACGTCCGTCAATCGCGCTGCTGAAGCCATGACGATCTTCGCCGTGATGTGCGCGGGCTTGTTCCCGGCCTTCCACGTCGGTCGTGTGTGGATGGTGTGGTTCCTCGCACCGATCCCGAACGCCAATGCCATCTGGCAGAACTTCAAATCGCCGTTGCTGTGGGACGTGTTTGCCGTTTCGACGTATTTCTCGGTCTCGCTGGTGTTCTGGTTCCTCGGTCTTGTGCCTGACCTTGCCACGCTGCGTGACCGTTGCCGTCCCGGCTTGAAAAAATTCCTCTACGGCCTGTTCGCCCTCGGCTGGCGCGGTGGCAACCGCCATTGGAGCCACTATGAGACGGGTTACATGCTGTTGGCCGCTCTTTCGACGCCGCTGGTGCTTTCCGTGCATTCCGTCGTGTCCTTCGACTTCGCCACCTCCATCGTTCCCGGCTGGCATACCACGATCTTCCCGCCCTACTTCGTTGCTGGCGCCATCTTCGGTGGCTTCGCGATGGTGCTCACGCTGATGATCCCCTGCCGCCGTATCTACGGTTTGGACGACCTCATCACGCCGAAGCACATCGACAACATGGCCAAGATCATCCTGCTCACGGGCACGATTGTCGGTTACGCCTACTGCATGGAGTTGTTCATGGCCTACTACAGCGCCAATCCGTATGAAGGCGCTGCCTTCACGCTGCGTGGCCTCACCGGTCCATCCACCTGGGCCTACTATTGGATGTTTAGCTGCAACGTCTTCGCACCGCAGCTCTTCTGGTTCCGCTGGTGCCGCCACAACGTGTGGATCGTCATGCTCGTCTGCATGTTTGTGAACGCCGGCATGTGGTTCGAGCGCTACGTCATCATCGCCACCACGCTGGAGCGTCACATGATCCCCGGCTCTTGGGGTGTTTATGAGGCCACCTGGGTCGATAAGTACACCTTCCTCGGCACCTTCGGCTTCTTCATGATGCTGTTCCTGCTGTTCCTGCGCTTCCTGCCCGTCATCGCCATCGGTGAAGTGAAGGGCGTCCTGCCGCAGTCGAACCCGCACCGTGACGATCATGCCGAGCCCGGCATTCAGGAGGAAGACCTCATGGACTACTCCGACCGTCACGTCCCCAAACCCGTTGCCGCCTAA
- a CDS encoding DUF3341 domain-containing protein gives MSTTLKRVHGYLAEFDSVKELYHAAEHVRDAGYQRWDVHSPFPIHGMDHAMGVSRSKLPILVFCGGITGTIVAFTLQTITQTNFWSSIGLGFLEKIVETYPTVVQGKPTDIWTLPAFFPVMFELTILFSAFTTLFGLLALIGLPRWNHPLFASKRFPKFSDDGFFVCIEARDPKFSQEGTKSLLEKAGGKNIELVEDEV, from the coding sequence GTGAGCACCACCCTCAAACGAGTCCACGGATACCTCGCTGAATTTGACAGCGTGAAGGAGCTGTACCATGCCGCCGAGCATGTGCGTGACGCTGGCTATCAGCGCTGGGATGTGCATTCGCCCTTCCCGATCCACGGCATGGACCACGCCATGGGTGTGTCCCGTTCCAAGCTGCCCATTCTTGTCTTCTGCGGCGGCATCACCGGCACGATCGTCGCCTTCACCCTGCAAACCATCACTCAGACCAACTTCTGGAGCAGCATCGGACTCGGCTTCCTCGAAAAAATCGTCGAAACCTATCCAACGGTCGTTCAAGGCAAGCCCACGGACATCTGGACGCTGCCAGCATTCTTCCCTGTGATGTTCGAGCTGACGATTCTGTTCAGCGCCTTCACCACTCTGTTTGGACTGCTCGCCTTGATCGGCCTGCCGCGCTGGAACCATCCGCTGTTCGCCTCCAAGCGCTTCCCGAAATTCTCCGACGACGGTTTCTTTGTCTGCATCGAAGCCCGCGACCCGAAATTCTCCCAGGAAGGCACCAAGTCCCTTCTCGAAAAAGCCGGCGGCAAAAACATCGAACTCGTGGAGGACGAAGTCTAA
- a CDS encoding cytochrome c, which translates to MKYYFLSFLFVGAILVSAFGFRGSKSELPPLEVFPDMDHQAKIKYQAVSEFFADGRGARMPVKGTVPMGFEIPAKPAANGAKPARVAFSNGSSYYDTGKMGDFYGDGLPTEITGDSTVFNDAFIKRGEQRYAIHCAICHGASGNGKGVTSKYGILTAFNFQQPGNTNPANAAAYRADGAIYDAITNGKGLMGGYGGNITVRDRWAIVAYIRSLQLAAKESGVTLPLQ; encoded by the coding sequence ATGAAGTACTACTTCCTCAGCTTTCTCTTTGTCGGCGCGATCCTTGTGAGCGCGTTCGGATTCCGTGGCAGCAAGTCCGAATTGCCGCCGCTCGAAGTGTTCCCGGACATGGATCATCAGGCCAAGATCAAATACCAGGCCGTGAGCGAATTTTTCGCCGATGGCCGCGGTGCGCGCATGCCCGTCAAAGGCACGGTGCCGATGGGTTTCGAGATCCCCGCCAAGCCGGCTGCCAACGGAGCCAAGCCCGCCCGCGTGGCGTTTAGCAACGGCAGCAGCTACTACGACACTGGCAAGATGGGCGATTTCTACGGCGACGGCCTGCCGACTGAGATCACCGGTGACAGCACTGTCTTTAACGACGCCTTCATCAAGCGTGGTGAGCAACGTTACGCCATCCATTGCGCGATCTGCCACGGTGCTTCCGGCAACGGCAAGGGCGTGACCTCCAAATACGGCATTCTGACCGCTTTCAACTTTCAGCAGCCTGGCAACACCAACCCTGCCAATGCCGCCGCCTATCGCGCGGATGGTGCCATCTATGATGCCATCACCAACGGCAAAGGTTTGATGGGTGGTTACGGCGGCAACATCACCGTGCGCGACCGCTGGGCCATCGTGGCCTACATCCGCTCCCTGCAACTCGCCGCCAAAGAGTCCGGCGTCACCCTTCCCCTCCAGTAA
- a CDS encoding cbb3-type cytochrome c oxidase subunit I, whose product MQTIPSTPDTDLQADNLRRAAIDKSVRGPVLFLFTNGAFWLMLSTLLGVLAAIKLVEPEFLGDCQYITYGRLQPAHINALVYGWGVQAALGVMLWIMARRSGQELKSGKSVLITAGVFWNITITVGILAVLMGKSTSIEWLEMPKFVWPVLLICFLCFAWPIARMFGRAIRPEGFMVSTWYILGACFWFPWIFITANVALHCLPGLGALGAGIDAWYIHGVILLFFVPVGIGAAYYFIPKITGQPIASAQLASAGFWTLAILGGWTGMQKYMGGPLPAWMSAIGAATGVLLLIPVGLVGLNHHLTTLGKHSAVAASPTLRFVFFGALFYPVSGLILALNSAFWTGAGLQFTQSWYSFQVVSVYGFFSMCVFGAIYYIVPRLSGCEWLSVRLIRNHFWFSVYGVSTIVIMSLVAGWQQGADLNNPEHWDQTFMNHVVNSRAYVVSRAVAWALISFSNFMFLIHLLLMVAGLGRRSSAPTLLHHEHDDHALPAHA is encoded by the coding sequence ATGCAGACCATTCCCTCCACTCCTGACACGGACCTTCAGGCCGACAATCTTCGCCGTGCGGCGATCGACAAGTCGGTGCGAGGCCCTGTGCTGTTCCTGTTCACCAACGGAGCCTTCTGGCTCATGCTCTCCACGCTGCTCGGCGTTCTCGCCGCGATCAAGCTGGTGGAGCCCGAGTTCCTTGGCGACTGCCAATACATCACCTACGGCCGTCTTCAGCCTGCGCACATCAACGCGCTTGTCTATGGTTGGGGCGTGCAGGCCGCGCTCGGTGTCATGCTTTGGATCATGGCCCGTCGCTCCGGCCAGGAATTGAAGAGCGGCAAGAGCGTTCTCATCACCGCAGGCGTCTTTTGGAACATCACCATCACCGTGGGCATCCTTGCCGTCCTGATGGGCAAGAGCACCTCGATCGAGTGGCTCGAAATGCCGAAATTTGTCTGGCCGGTGCTGCTGATCTGCTTCCTCTGCTTCGCCTGGCCAATTGCCCGCATGTTTGGCCGCGCCATCCGTCCTGAAGGCTTCATGGTCAGCACTTGGTACATCCTGGGTGCCTGCTTCTGGTTCCCCTGGATTTTCATCACCGCCAACGTCGCGCTGCATTGCCTGCCAGGCCTCGGTGCTCTCGGTGCTGGCATTGACGCTTGGTACATCCACGGTGTGATCCTGCTGTTCTTCGTTCCCGTGGGCATTGGTGCCGCTTATTACTTCATCCCGAAGATCACCGGCCAGCCCATCGCCAGCGCGCAGCTCGCTTCCGCAGGTTTCTGGACCCTCGCCATCCTCGGCGGCTGGACTGGCATGCAGAAATACATGGGTGGTCCCCTTCCCGCCTGGATGTCTGCCATTGGCGCTGCCACCGGCGTGCTTCTGCTCATTCCGGTCGGTCTTGTGGGTCTCAATCATCACCTCACCACGCTCGGCAAGCACAGCGCTGTCGCTGCCAGTCCGACGCTGCGTTTCGTTTTCTTCGGGGCGCTGTTCTATCCCGTCTCGGGTCTGATTCTGGCGCTGAATTCCGCCTTCTGGACTGGTGCCGGGCTGCAGTTCACCCAATCGTGGTATTCGTTCCAGGTGGTCAGCGTGTATGGCTTCTTCAGCATGTGTGTGTTCGGAGCGATCTACTACATCGTCCCGCGTCTCTCCGGCTGTGAATGGCTCAGCGTGCGCCTGATCCGCAATCACTTCTGGTTCTCCGTCTATGGAGTCAGCACCATCGTCATCATGAGCCTCGTCGCCGGCTGGCAGCAGGGCGCGGACCTGAACAATCCGGAGCACTGGGACCAGACCTTCATGAATCACGTCGTTAACTCCCGCGCCTACGTCGTCTCGCGCGCGGTGGCTTGGGCGCTCATCAGTTTCTCGAACTTCATGTTCCTTATTCACCTCCTGCTCATGGTCGCAGGTCTGGGCCGCCGCAGTTCGGCACCCACGCTGCTGCATCACGAGCATGACGATCACGCTCTTCCCGCCCACGCATGA
- a CDS encoding cbb3-type cytochrome c oxidase subunit II, producing MMNFRTFILGLVASFGLPWLCLIVIPAMKYQQLTPVAYDKEKDGVEGFYPPAPINGQGQLIYIREGCNQCHTQMIRPAQLGLDGWYKGWGQDQEARPTTPARPNELRDYLGEKYALLGIQRVGPDLANFGWRAPEAAKLHVHLFAPRSVHDWSTMPAYTKLYKVQKIQGPSSDRALKLPKKFAVPAGYEVVPTEEADRLVEYLLSLKKDYPVPGQAAAVAAAAAPAKK from the coding sequence ATGATGAACTTTCGCACCTTCATACTCGGCCTCGTTGCTTCCTTCGGTCTACCTTGGCTGTGCCTCATCGTCATTCCGGCGATGAAGTACCAGCAGCTCACGCCCGTCGCCTATGACAAGGAGAAAGATGGCGTCGAAGGATTCTATCCCCCCGCTCCCATCAATGGGCAGGGCCAGCTCATTTACATTCGTGAAGGTTGCAATCAGTGCCACACACAGATGATTCGCCCTGCCCAGCTCGGCCTTGATGGCTGGTACAAAGGCTGGGGCCAGGACCAGGAAGCCCGCCCAACCACTCCTGCCCGCCCGAACGAACTGCGTGACTACCTTGGCGAAAAATATGCGCTGCTCGGCATTCAACGTGTCGGCCCTGATCTCGCCAACTTCGGCTGGCGTGCCCCAGAAGCCGCGAAGCTCCACGTTCATCTGTTCGCTCCGCGTTCCGTGCATGACTGGAGCACGATGCCAGCCTACACCAAGCTCTACAAAGTGCAGAAGATCCAGGGTCCGTCTTCGGATCGCGCGTTGAAGCTGCCGAAGAAGTTCGCCGTGCCCGCAGGCTATGAAGTCGTTCCAACCGAGGAAGCCGACCGTCTCGTCGAATATCTTCTCTCATTGAAAAAGGACTATCCCGTCCCCGGACAGGCCGCAGCCGTCGCCGCTGCTGCCGCTCCCGCTAAAAAATAG
- a CDS encoding cytochrome c, with amino-acid sequence MSAPAHPDSTDLDRLHAAVKREKEDLAPESKPAPLWAMFLLMLIAIIAGGQLGPMTGGWSFDVSNPFAIAGGGDPRPGGAGAGAAMDPFQMAMKKGASGYSVCGGCHQGNGGGLPGQFPPLAGSDYVTGGTERLIRIVQHGLTGPITVKGQGFNTPGGMQPFGGAMSSQDLANVLTFVRNSWGNEASMITKEMVQKVRDEEKRATQWTDADLKPFADKNVPGEIPAGPGATAAPAAAAAAPAAK; translated from the coding sequence ATGAGCGCCCCCGCCCATCCTGACAGCACCGATCTCGATCGCCTCCACGCCGCCGTGAAGCGCGAGAAGGAAGATCTCGCTCCCGAAAGCAAGCCCGCACCGCTGTGGGCCATGTTTTTGCTCATGCTCATCGCCATCATTGCCGGTGGCCAGCTTGGACCTATGACGGGCGGCTGGAGCTTCGACGTCAGCAATCCTTTCGCCATCGCCGGTGGCGGTGATCCGCGTCCCGGTGGAGCCGGAGCCGGAGCCGCCATGGACCCCTTCCAAATGGCCATGAAAAAAGGTGCCAGCGGCTATTCTGTCTGTGGTGGCTGCCATCAGGGCAACGGCGGCGGCCTTCCCGGCCAGTTCCCGCCCCTCGCTGGTTCAGATTACGTCACTGGCGGCACCGAGCGTCTGATCCGCATCGTGCAGCACGGTCTCACGGGTCCGATCACCGTCAAAGGCCAAGGCTTCAACACTCCTGGCGGCATGCAGCCCTTCGGCGGCGCCATGTCCTCTCAAGATCTCGCCAACGTGCTGACATTCGTGCGCAACTCCTGGGGCAATGAAGCCAGCATGATCACCAAGGAAATGGTGCAGAAGGTGCGCGATGAGGAAAAGCGCGCCACGCAGTGGACCGATGCTGACCTGAAGCCGTTCGCTGACAAAAACGTTCCCGGTGAAATTCCCGCCGGTCCTGGAGCCACCGCGGCACCAGCAGCGGCTGCTGCCGCGCCTGCAGCCAAGTAA